The sequence CAAAATCTCTTGGGTAGGCGATATCTCATTGTGATTGATGATATGTGGAGTACTAAGGCTTGGGATGATTTGAAGATGATATTCCCAGATGATGGTAGTGGAAGTCGAATCTTGTTAACCACCAGGCTTTTAGATGTGGCCTCTTATGCAGGATCTTCAGATAATCCATGGGTTCACCAAATGAAGTGTTTGAATGAAGATCAAAGTTGGAAACTACTTCAACAAAGTGTTTTTGGGGAACAATCTTTTCCACTCCAACTGGTGGAAGTCGGGAAGAAGATTGCGAAAAATTGCAGTGGACTTCCACTCACCATCAAAGTGGTTGCAGGACTACTTCTTTCTTCAGGCAACGGGATGAGAGAAGAAGTATGGGAAaatattttggaaaatataaATTCTAGAGAGCCTACAATTGCACTTGAATGCTCAAAAATACTCTGTTTTAGTTATGATCGGTTACCTCTTCGACTAAAACCATGTTTCCTATACATTGCGGCTTTTCCAGAAGATTATAAAATCAAGGTTTCTAAGCTAATCCGATTGTGGGTTGCCGAGGGATTTCTGAAACCAAACGATGGGTTCAAATTCTTGGAAGATGTGGGGAAACGTTATTTGGAGGATCTTGTGAACAGAAGTTTGCTGTTAGTGAACAAGAAAAAGCAGGATGGTACACTCAAAACAATTGGAATCCATGATATGTTGAGGGAGATTTGCATaacaaaagctgaacaagagGGGTTTCTTCATCGTCATGTGTCATCCAAACCAACAGAATTCATAGAGAATCCATGTCGACGCCTCACAATTCAAAACACCGATGAAGATAAAGAATGGGAAGTCCTAGATTCGAGCGTTCGATCAATTCTAATATTCCGCCATACATATTTTATATCAAAACTATATGTACGGTCTAGGCACATCTGTATCTTTGATACACCCAGCGTAAGTGGGACGAACTTTTCTCATACAATCTCCACATTCCATAATTTAAGGTACTTAGAATTTTCCATGTGCGGGGGATTGCCAGCCGCAATATCAAAGTTTCCTAATCTTGAAAATTTAGTTGTTCGTGATAAATCTTTCCCATCAGAAGAACTACAATATGAAATTTTAAAGATGCCCAAGTTAAGGCATCTGATCATTCACAACGATGCTCTTCGTTTATCCTACCATCCCTCTGACATGGGAATAGTTCATGAAAGTGATCTACAAACAATTGAGACTGTGACGGATTTTGTATTTGCGGAAGAGATCACCAGAATACTCGTGAATTTGAAGAAATTGAAGGTTGAATATGATATGCAGGATCGTGATTGGGATGATTTTAATCTCGACAACCTTTCCAATTTACGAAACCTCGAGCACTTAGAAATCACTGTGGAGGATCAGGACCGGTGTCATTCCTCAATGACATGGAACCATGCTTTCCCAATGGCTCTAAAGAAGTTATCTCTGGAAGGAGTCCCATTGCCTTGGGAAAACATGGCCATAATTGGATCGCTCCCGAATCTTCAAGAACTCGAGATGGCGGATAATTGTGGCACTAAACTTTCCGAGTGGACGACAGTGGAAGGTGAATTTCTTCAACTCAAGTATTTTGCTTCTGACTTAGATGGTGTGGTGAAGTGGGAAACGGAAAAAGAGCACTTCCCATGCCTTGAAACCTTGATTCTGGCTTGTGTCCAGTTGATTGATGAGATTCCTAGTGGCATAGGAGAAATAGATACGCTTCAATGCATCCAGTTGGTGGAGTGTAAAAAATCGTTGGTGGACTCAGCCAACCAAATTCGAAAGCATCAACATGAAAATGGAAACGATGCTTTTCGTGTCATTCATGAGTCATGACAATcaacattttttgttttgaagAATTATTACGAAAGAGATTCTTGTACTTGAactatccaaaaaaaaaaaaaaaaaagaaaagtttggccaattgtaattttagttttttacGTGCCTTCCACTGGGAGTTTTGCTTTTAGTATTGGGACATTTTAGATACCAGTAAGTATGATGAgttgattaaattttaaataaaatgataaattatcattttgttcTTTTAATAATATAGATTACCAAATGTAGTTTTATATGCTAAATTCTATGCTTTAttactaaaattataattaaagacattaatattttttttattagttttaggtattttatatttaaatgttttcttGTTTATTTTGATTGTCTTCATGTTCTTCATTTGATCTTTAATCTGTCTTTTTGTTCTTTTTGTTTTGTAGAGTGATAATTTTGCATCATCTCGTATTTCCATTAATTCTATCTTTTGGTCTGCTTTttctttatctaaaaaattgtAAATATAAAGTTTTTCTACTATCtattttttcttataaattgttgttcaattttttaaataaatcattcttattttattggtagaaatagaaattaaattcattgatataaaaaaaataaaagataattatTGAAAACAAATGTCAAAACATAATCCACATTtacctaaataaatttaaagatCAAATATAAGACTCTTGACAAGTAttagaaaatcaataagaattaTTTATAACTCAAGGTTATGCTATCTTCAAACAATAATTATCATATATTGTCTTATTTAACTTTTTGatatgtgaaaaaaaaaatctctactataaaaatatgaatgatATGAAAAGTATTTTAGTTGTAAATTTATAACTTTGGTCTCAAATTGTGTAtcgataaaatatatatatatatgggtgaTTATTGAAAAATGaggtaaaaaaacaaaaaaaatatggatTAAGATTTAACTTTGATCTCAAATTGTGTacggataaaaaaatatttatgggaaattatttaaaaatgagGTAAAAAATCAAGGGGAAAAAAGGGATTACTATTTAACCTTAAATAGTGATTTATTATATCATGTATAATGAAGGTGTATTTAAGTTTTCATTTATATTCAATTATAatctcaaaattaattattgatatactatgtatactatataatataaaattttacaaACAATATTtagtcaaatatttttatattgcaaaatattttacattttgataggtggaaaaaaaataaagggtCATTGATTACTAAtgacacaaatatttaaaataaaaataaccaaaaatttgttctaattagtgtattaattaattataaaattttatacaCTTTGAGATGTATTATATTTCTTATAGTAGCTAAAGGAACTTATATGCATGATGAGcaaaaaaaattcgaatttATAATTTTACCTTCAAATTGTGTatggataaaaaaaatatgtatggaCAATTATGAAAATATGAGTTAAAAAAACAAGGGCAAAAAGGAATTAAGATTTTAGTCAAACCTTAAGGAGTAAAAATTGAGAatgttatatttaaaaattatggtCAAATGAAGGTTATTTAGTTAATAAATCCGTAATAATTTATTGCATAATGAGTAATGAATGtgtatttaatttttcatttatATTCAATCATcatctcaaataaaaaataattttaaattcactcacaattataataaaaataaaataattataattgaaatttcaaataatatatttgttttaattttttagatgtATTAAATGTGTAATAGAGTATtctgtccaaaaaaaaaaaaaaagtgtaatGGAGTAATAGTAACTAAAGACTTTATGTTTGGATATATGTTAAAGTTTGTTTTGCTAAAAATGTGAATtacattataattttaattttccataactatatttaatttatttatattgattaacttaattttaatatatgtcTTTATtatataacaattttttttcaatatttttgacaCTTAATGACATGTTAATTTATGCGACTACcaatttttttcatcttttcgtgagaatttattttagaattttaagCAAGagcataaattttttaatatagttAATTTTTTATCAATGTAATTATCATAATTTTATTACGTTCAACTTCATTGATccgtttttattttgtttttttaaattaaaatctgtttttttttaaatatcacCTACATGAATATAGGaggatatataaaaaaatattatcttcaaaaaaaatttcttttatatttttttcatttatttattttaaaagatattattttatattaattagtaGTTTCGTCGTCGTCATCaccatcatcatcctcacctcTTATTTTATTACACAAATTCGTTTTCAATGACTTGATTGatttaatgtattttatatgaatttaagaCAACAAAATCAACATGTGAACAACAaagtatttatataaaaataacattggGTTACAACATAAttctaaaaaaattgaaaataataatatatcaaaattgaatagatatttgata comes from Henckelia pumila isolate YLH828 chromosome 4, ASM3356847v2, whole genome shotgun sequence and encodes:
- the LOC140862135 gene encoding putative late blight resistance protein homolog R1A-3; this translates as MAAAYAALLALARSLREIGDLQHYIDPLHKEIILSLHEKVDFIVTFLEDYSDKHLGTIDCVGNGIRNAAYEAQDFMDSYYCSVSTTHHDDESSSSEFCINLDRDLTMASERIDFILGETKKMNNSDTAQDLPSLSYSSPVDSLSTVQATAKNMVVGFDDDLNSIKERLYEDSAKLQIIPIVGMGGIGKTTLARRAYEDSLFSQYFDKCAWITVSQEYQRREILSGLFKSLNNEQSDMSEAELAKLVYQNLLGRRYLIVIDDMWSTKAWDDLKMIFPDDGSGSRILLTTRLLDVASYAGSSDNPWVHQMKCLNEDQSWKLLQQSVFGEQSFPLQLVEVGKKIAKNCSGLPLTIKVVAGLLLSSGNGMREEVWENILENINSREPTIALECSKILCFSYDRLPLRLKPCFLYIAAFPEDYKIKVSKLIRLWVAEGFLKPNDGFKFLEDVGKRYLEDLVNRSLLLVNKKKQDGTLKTIGIHDMLREICITKAEQEGFLHRHVSSKPTEFIENPCRRLTIQNTDEDKEWEVLDSSVRSILIFRHTYFISKLYVRSRHICIFDTPSVSGTNFSHTISTFHNLRYLEFSMCGGLPAAISKFPNLENLVVRDKSFPSEELQYEILKMPKLRHLIIHNDALRLSYHPSDMGIVHESDLQTIETVTDFVFAEEITRILVNLKKLKVEYDMQDRDWDDFNLDNLSNLRNLEHLEITVEDQDRCHSSMTWNHAFPMALKKLSLEGVPLPWENMAIIGSLPNLQELEMADNCGTKLSEWTTVEGEFLQLKYFASDLDGVVKWETEKEHFPCLETLILACVQLIDEIPSGIGEIDTLQCIQLVECKKSLVDSANQIRKHQHENGNDAFRVIHES